One segment of Cryptomeria japonica unplaced genomic scaffold, Sugi_1.0 HiC_scaffold_370, whole genome shotgun sequence DNA contains the following:
- the LOC131871104 gene encoding xyloglucan endotransglucosylase protein 1-like, with translation MDLLPCFLLVSLVLSSSHLVSANFYNDFDITWGNDRAKILDNGQRLQLTLDQSSGSGFQSKNEYLFGKIDMQIKLVAGNSAGTVTAYYLSSQGDKHDEIDFDFLGNLSRDPYVMHTNVFSQGKGNREQQFYLWFDPTADFHTYSLLWNPQQIMFSVDGTPVRVFKNSEDLGVAYPKNQAMRIYSSLWNADDWATRGGAVKIDWTKSPFVASYGNFKAESCSASSDCSVNSWYAAEALEASEQEKLEWVRKNYMIYDYCSDSKRFPQGFPAEGTRQASN, from the exons ATGGATCTGTTACCATGTTTCCTCCTGGTAAGCCTTGTACTCTCCTCCTCCCACCTTGTTTCTGCAAATTTTTATAACGACTTTGACATCACATGGGGAAATGATCGTGCTAAGATACTCGACAATGGCCAACGCTTGCAGCTCACTCTCGATCAGTCCTCAG GCTCAGGTTTCCAATCTAAGAATGAATATCTCTTTGGAAAAATCGATATGCAAATCAAGTTGGTGGCTGGTAACTCGGCCGGCACTGTCACTGCTTACTAT CTGTCCTCACAAGGGGATAAACACGACGAAATAGACTTCGATTTCCTGGGAAATCTATCTAGAGATCCCTATGTTATGCACACCAATGTTTTCTCACAAGGCAAAGGCAACCGTGAGCAGCAATTCTACCTCTGGTTCGACCCCACGGCAGACTTCCACACTTACTCCCTGCTCTGGAATCCCCAACAAATTAT GTTTTCTGTGGATGGAACTCCGGTGAGAGTGTTCAAGAACAGCGAGGATTTGGGCGTTGCATATCCGAAGAATCAAGCGATGAGAATATATTCAAGCCTGTGGAACGCAGATGATTGGGCAACCAGAGGCGGTGCAGTGAAGATCGACTGGACCAAATCCCCTTTTGTTGCCTCCTATGGAAATTTCAAAGCAGAGTCATGCTCCGCCTCTTCTGATTGCTCTGTGAATTCATGGTACGCTGCAGAGGCGTTGGAGGCGAGCGAGCAGGAGAAACTTGAATGGGTGCGGAAGAACTACATGATTTATGATTACTGTTCGGACAGTAAAAGGTTTCCACAGGGCTTTCCTGCTGAAGGCACTCGCCAGGCATCCAACTGA